GAGCCCATTTCTGTGAGACCCTATATTTCAAATTTGCAGCTGAAAGGTGCTTGTACCTCTGATTTCACCCCAGAGTTGGAGTTCTGCTCGAGGAACGTGTGTAATGTGTACATCTGTGTCCATGTGTGACCATGTGTCTGTGAGGCAGGGAACATGTATTCTCTGCAGGCATGTATGTAGGTGCCTGGGGAATGTGTGTGGGTCCTTGGCTCTTGGCCTTTCCCCTTGCAGGGGTTGTGCAGGTGTGAATAAAGAGAATAAGGAAGTTCTTGGAGATTATACTCAGAGATTATTGTCCAATGCTGCTTTATTATTTGGCTATTGGGGGCTTCAGCCCATTTTCCTTAGCATCCCAAAATTCAGCTTGGGCAGAGTCCCGTGGAGCTTTCTCTCTTGGTGCTCAAACCACTGTGACAGGCTGGGGTTCTGGGGGTGGATGCAGATGCTGCGTTGAGCCAGGTGAAGCCTGGGTAGAGAAAGGTCCAAAGCTATGACCATAGCTTGGGGATGAGATTAGGGTCCAGGGGTTAGGAGCAAGGACCAGATGAAAACCTGAGTTGGCATCAGAATTAGCAGTTAGGGCTGGGGTTGGGATCAGCATTAGGGGCTGGGACTGAGGTCAGAGTCAGGGGTATCAGGGGTGGGAGCTCACACGAAAGCCTGGAGGTGACAGTCCCCATCAGCCTCCTGCAGTTCCACCTGGATGACCTTCCTCAGTAGCTTGTCTGAGAGTGGCTTTCGGTAGAGCTGAGTACAGCAGGCAGTGCTGGGTGGCAGTAGGAATGCTAGGGGGCAACAGGGCCATGTGTTCAGAGGGATCCTGACCAAGAACCTCTCTGCCAGACAGCTGGAGGTTAGGTTGGATTTCCTGGGTCTTTTCAACTTCGTCCCATTCACCCAGACCCCCAGCTTTCTATACCCCCAAGTACTCACCTGCTATAGGGTCTGGGCTGAGGAGCAATGACAGCAGCAGGAGGCTGCAGAATGTTGAGGGCCCCTTCATGTTGCTCAGCCTcaactcttccttctttctgtctcctcctccccTACCTTTTATCTGGGTGCCTTTTACCTGGGGCACTAGGTGAGTCAGAGGCAGTTGGAGATATATGTGTAACCTGTGACACTCCTGGGCCCTAATTCTCGGCCTGTTGCCACAGACTCCTTCCTCATCTAGGATAGCCATTTCCCGTGTGCTCCTAACCTCTGGGCAGTGAAGCTGGGGGAAGGATTAGTGTGTGATGTAGGGACTGATGGAACAGTGAGTAAGGGCAGTCAAGCATCCACAGCAGCATCTAATGATAGACATTCACACTCAAATACGCATAGCCACACATTCAAAGTCACTCCTCAATCACTTGGTCAACCTCACAAAGTCATACTCATGATCAGACAACCATAGACAAAATTAGATAGCCCCAGTTATACTCAAAGTCCCCCTCCCACCCAGTTGTGTTTTCACGGTCATCCATTCACAAGCAAATTCACACTAGCACACACAGATTCTGATAGGGGAgttgtgggtggggtgggagcagAGGGCGGGCCAGCACCAACTTGCCTTCACCTTCTCCTCCCCACTTCCTGGCTTGGCCTGCCTGTCTTATCAGAAGAAACGGATGGGAATGGGTCCCTGGAGTGGGCCCTTCTGGCTGAGGAGGATTCTTGGCTGAGGCCAGCCACATTCAGAGAAGCTGGGGGAAGGCCCTTTATGGTAATATTAAGGGTGTTTTGGAGATGCTGAGGTGGGGCAGCTTTCCCCAGGATGATGAGACAGGGAGGAAAGATAAGGAGGGAAGATAAAAGCTCTTTGGTGCTAGGTTACTGTTGTCAAAACAGGTACAAGGCCCAATGAATCTTACCTTCCTGTTTTTGTCTAGTGCTGTTCCAGGAATGCCAACCTCTTGCCAGCAGGGGCCTAGGGTCTCCAGATCCAGTCCCTGACTTGTTGAAGACATCAGACTCAAGCACTCAATTACATCTTTGTTTTACTCAAATTccagcctcctgcctgggcctggaGGAACATCCCCCCTCCCTACCCGGGTTCAGTCACACCCTCATGTCCAGCTGCTATACGTGCTGCATCCCACCCTCCAGCTATAGCCGCTTCTCTAGCCGCTTCTCTCCTAATCCCATACCCAGCCGTCACTCGGTTCTTTACCCCCTCCCCGCAATACAAAGCTCCTATTCATCTTTACCCAGTCCTTTCCAGGAAGCTGGGAGCTGCCTAGGGTGGGGGTATGCTGCCAAGTTCAGTGCCCCTGGCTCCTTTAAGAATTTCTCACTCCTGGTCCAGGGATCTCAATCTGCAAGTCCTGCTCTATATTTGAAACATAAACCAAGTCATAACGCAGTAATCCAGCCCTTATCTTGTTGCAGTCGTCTGCTGTAGGGTCAGCCACTCTCCATGGAGTAGGCTTTCTCTTGGGATAGGGCTTGGGCCTTTCTCTTGTGTCCCAAGGCTTGGGTATAGCCACTGAGGAAATCCCAAGGAAATCTCCCAGGTTCCTCGGTCTTGTCATAGACCTTCTTCATCAGTTGGCTGTGCGCTACATACTTTCTGGTCTTTCCTGGACTTGTCGGTCCAGAGGCCTTCGGAAGGCAGAAAACAAATGCTTCTGGGTGTGCACCCATCTCTCCCCTTTAAGACCAAGTCTTCTCCCCAGCCACAATCTGCTGTAGCTTTGACCCCAGCCAGAAACTGGGCCGTCTCTTTCTTTAACTTAATCTTGTGGTGCCCTTTCTGGTGCTGGGTCCAGTCCCTAACTGGAGGCAGGCCCACATAGCAGTCCCTGATTCTCACCACTTGAGGAGTTAGTGGGTCCCAGGCTGATTGGGTGACAGAAGGGGACAGCAGAGAGCAGTGACCCTTGGAGTCTCCTAGGGAGGGAGCAAGAACTGCTAGGTAGGCTGATGCCAAGGATCTCTAAACTTGGGATCAGACTGGAGGAGCCAAAAGTTGGGGTATGAACTGTAGGAAAGGTCGCCAACCCAAGTCACTCCTCTGTGGCAGGCAGCTTCTAGGAATCTCCCTCTCTTCTCATTTACAGCCTGCATCCTACACCTCTGCTTGAAACGTTTTAGATACACTCCCAACAGAGAAGATTCTTCAGACAGCTGGCAAAGTCCCGGCTCCGAGGAAGGGAGTGACAGGCAGGATTATTTAGTTCTCTTCATATAGGCGACTCACAGTATGGGTTTttgggggttggggttgggggagacagTCATTGATAGTAACAGGAGGCCTGACACTGATGAGGGGCTTTGACGTGGAAGGGCACCCTTCCAGGGAGGGACGCCCTGTCAGTACGGAACAGAGCCAGTGTGGGGAGGGGCGTTCGGCTCGAATGGCGACAGCGGCGGCAGAGTCAGGAGGTCAGTACGGTGGGCTTCGGTTTAAATCTTTAATGCGCTGGCTGGCTGGGCAGCGGCGGTGGGGCTGCGGCGGGGGAGGCCACGACCCGAGCGCTGGGGAGCAGGACCCAGGCCGCTGGACAGACAGCTCATCAGGCCTCGCAGAGGCTCCAGCTTCTGCTCCCCGGGGTGCGCCGAGCTGTGGGGCGACCCGACAGTGGCATGAGGCGGGGCGGGAGCTACCGGATTCCCCCCGATGGGTCCTCAGAGACTGAGTCCCGTCCATGCCCGGCGGGCGGTCCGCGGTATTGCAGCCCCCTCACCTCCGCTTCCTCCGCCACATGCGAAGCCAGGGGAAAAAGTAGAAACAGCCCCAGTAGATCCTGCAGAGAGAGGGCACAGCCGGGcggagcggggcggggcggggctgaCCCTACAGACTCCGCCCCGCAGTGCCTCGCCCTCGAGGAAGGCTCCGCCCCGCCCCTAAAAGCAGCTCCCTTCGCGCCCACGCCCTTGGGAGGCTCGCCCCGCCCACCCCTCGCCCCCGCAGAActccaccctcccccaccccggaGCCGCCTGGTTCCTCCTCCCAGAACCCGCCTCCACTCACTCCTCCTCCGCCTCCAGCGCCACCTCGTATCTCCTCATTCCCGACACGTCCTGGGCTCCGAACGTCTCCTGGGGAGCGGCATGATTGAATCAGGGATTCCCTAGCCCCAGGTCCCCTTCTCCGTCATTCTCAGGACGAGGCTGCCCAGTTCTCAGGTAATATGAGGCCGATACCCCCAGGAAGCCTCAGTTGCCACCACGGGACAGGGTGGGCTTGGAGATTTGGGAGGCACTGGAAGTTAAGGGGTGAGGAGGCCGGTCATCTCCGGGGCCTGGGGCATTTAGGGGGCCAGGGCGAGAGGTTTGGCGGTCATGGGGCTGGGAGATTTGGAGCCCTGGGTGAGGA
The nucleotide sequence above comes from Nomascus leucogenys isolate Asia chromosome 8, Asia_NLE_v1, whole genome shotgun sequence. Encoded proteins:
- the LOC100581154 gene encoding C-C motif chemokine 27 codes for the protein MAILDEEGVCGNRPRIRAQECHRLHIYLQLPLTHLVPQVKGTQIKGRGGGDRKKEELRLSNMKGPSTFCSLLLLSLLLSPDPIAAFLLPPSTACCTQLYRKPLSDKLLRKVIQVELQEADGDCHLQAFVLHLAQRSICIHPQNPSLSQWFEHQERKLHGTLPKLNFGMLRKMG